A DNA window from Phaenicophaeus curvirostris isolate KB17595 chromosome 11, BPBGC_Pcur_1.0, whole genome shotgun sequence contains the following coding sequences:
- the DCAF1 gene encoding DDB1- and CUL4-associated factor 1 isoform X1, with the protein MTSGSGHVDSKAELTTLLEQWEKEHGSGQDMVPILTRMSELIEKETEEYRKGDPDPFDDRHPGRADPECMLGHLLRILFKNDDFMNAVVNAYVMTSREPPLNTAACRLLLDIMPGLETAVVFQEKEGIVENLFKWAREADQPLRTYATGLLGGAMENQDIAANYRDENSQLVALVLRRLRELQVTEMTTKQENKRPSPRKVPSDPLLPLDEEAVDMDYGEMAVDGEQEEVSGEMEISFHLDSSHKTSSRVNSAAKLDDGGLRKSKSGKQHERDGFRKAKQKLGFSASEPERVFVELSNSSWSEMSPWVIGTNYTLYPLTPAIEQRLILQYLTPLGEYQELLPIFMQLGSRELMMYYIDLKRTNDVLLTFEALKHLASLLLHNKFATEFVAHGGVQKLLEIPRPSMAATGVSMCLYYLSYNQDAMERVCMHPHNVLSDVVNYTLWLMECSHASGCCHATMFFSICFSFRAVLELFDRHDGLRRLVNLISTLEILNLEDQGALLSDDEIFASRQTGKHTCMALRRYFEAHLAIKLEQVKQSLQRTEGGILVHPQPPYKACSYTHEQIVEMMEFLIEYGPAQLYWEPAEVFLKLSCVQLMLQLISIACNWKTYYARNDTVRYALDVLAILTVVPKIQLQLAEPVDVLDEAGSTVSTVGISIILGVAEGEFFIHDAEIQKSALQIIINCVCGPDNRISSIGKFISGTPRRKLPQAPKSSEHTLAKMWNVVQSNNGIKVLLSLLSVKMPITDADQIRALACKALVGLSRSSTVRQIISKLPLFSSCQIQQLMKEPVLQDKRSEHVKFCKYAAELIERVSGKPLLIGTDVSLARLQKADVVAQSRITFPEKELLLLIRNHLISKGLGETASVLTKEADLPMTAASHSSAFTPVAAAASPVTLPRTPRIANGISARLSSHTSVGSTAASVHAQARPSASQGPLALPGPSHASNSALTGRISFVRERPSPCNGRKIKVLRQKSDHGAYSQSPAIKKQLDRHLPSPPTLDSIITEYLREQHARCKNPVATCPPFSLFTPHQCPEPKQRRQAPTNFTSRLTRRAAFPKYGGVDGGCFDRHLIFSRFRPISVFREANEDESGFTCCAFSARERFLMLGTCTGQLKLYNVFSGQEEASYNCHNSAITHLEPSRDGSLLLTSATWSQPLSALWGMKSVFDMKHSFPDDHYVEFSKHSQDRVIGTKGDIAHIYDIQTGNKLLTLFNPDLANNYKKNCATFNPTDDLVLNDGVLWDVRSAQAIHKFDKFNMTISGVFHPNGLEVIVNTEIWDLRTFHLLHTVPALDQCRVVFNYTGTVMYGAMLQADDEDDLLEERMRSPFGSSFRTFNATDYKPIATIDVKRNIFDLCTDSKDCYLAVIENQGSMDAMNMDTVCRLYEVGRQRLAEDEEDEEEDQEEEEQEEEDDDEDDDDTDDLDELDTDQLLEAELEEDENNENAGEDGENDFSPSDDEELANLLEEGDEGEDEDSDADEEVELILGDTDSSDNSDLEDDIILSLNE; encoded by the exons aatgtCCGAGCTGATTGAGAAGGAGACTGAAGAGTACCGCAAAGGCGATCCCGACCCGTTTGATGATCGACACCCAG GCCGAGCGGACCCAGAGTGCATGCTTGGTCACTTACTGAGGATCCTTTTCAAGAATGATGATTTTATGAACGCGGTAG TGAACGCTTATGTGATGACAAGCAGAGAGCCTCCACTAAACACTGCTGCCTGCCGACTTCTTCTGGATATCATGCCGGGACTGGAAACAGCTGTTGTCTTTCAGGAAAAG GAAGGCATAGTTGAAAATCTCTTCAAGTGGGCCCGAGAGGCTGATCAGCCGCTAAGGACTTACGCAACAGGGCTCTTAGGAGGAGCTATGGAAAACCAAGACATTGCTGCAAATTACAGGGATGAGAACTCGCAGTTG GTGGCTTTGGTGCTTCGACGGCTACGAGAGTTACAGGTTACTGAAATGActacaaaacaagaaaacaagcgTCCCAGTCCTCGGAAGGTGCCATCAGATCCTCTCCTGCCTCTAGATGAAGAAGCTGTGGACATGGATTATGGGGAGATGGCAGTAGATGGAGAGCAAGAGGAAGTTTCTGGGGAGATGGAGATCTCCTTTCATCTGGACTCAAGTCACAAGACCAGTAGCAGAGTAAACTCTGCGGCAAAGCTTGATGATGGGGGactaagaaaaagcaaatcGGGGAAACAGCATGAAAGAGACGGCTTCCGGAAGGCCAAGCAAAAGCTGGGCTTCTCTGCCTCGGAACCAGAGCGGGTGTTTGTCGAACTGTCCAATAGCAGCTGGTCAGAAATGTCCCCGTGGGTGATTGGCACTAATTATACACTTTACCCTTTGACTCCAGCCATAGAGCAAAGGCTCATTCTTCAGTACCTGACTCCCTTAGGGGAGTACCAAGAG CTACTCCCCATCTTTATGCAGCTGGGATCGAGGGAGCTGATGATGTACTACATCGATTTGAAGCGAACCAACGATGTGCTGCTCACTTTCGAAGCCCTTAAG CATTTGGCATCATTGCTGCTGCACAACAAGTTTGCAACGGAGTTTGTTGCTCATGGAGGAGTGCAAAAATTGCTGGAGATTCCTCGTCCTTCCATGGCAGCAACAGGGGTCTCCATGTGCTTGTATTATTTGTCTTACAATCAAGATGCCATGGAGAGG GTGTGCATGCACCCCCACAATGTGCTTTCAGATGTAGTAAATTACACCTTATGGCTAATGGAGTGCTCCCACGCCTCGGGCTGCTGCCATGCTACCATGTTCTTCTCCATTTGCTTCTCCTTTCGTGCTGTCCTGGAGCTCTTTGACAGGCATGATGGACTTCGACGTCTGGTTAACCTG ATAAGCACGCTTGAGATCTTAAACCTGGAAGACCAAGGAGCTCTCTTGAGTGACGATGAGATCTTTGCCAGTCGCCAAACTGGGAAGCACACCTGCATGGCCTTGCGTCGATACTTTGAGGCTCACCTTGCCATCAAACTTGAGCAGGTGAAGCAGTCACTCCAGCGCACTGAAGGGGGCATTCTGGTCCATCCACAGCCGCCCTACAAG GCCTGCTCATACACTCATGAGCAGATTGTGGAGATGATGGAGTTCCTGATCGAGTATGGTCCAGCACAGCTCTACTGGGAGCCAGCAGAGGTTTTTCTCAAGCTGTCTTGTGTCCAACTCATGCTTCAGCTCATTTCAATAGCATGCAACTGGAAGACATACTATGCAAG GAATGACACAGTACGGTATGCCTTGGATGTACTAGCCATCCTGACTGTAGTTCCTAAAATCCAGTTGCAGCTGGCAGAACCTGTGGATGTGTTAGATGAAGCTGGATCTACTGTTTCCACCGTGG GCATTAGTATCATCCTTGGAGTTGCTGAGGGTGAATTTTTCATCCATGATGCAGAGATTCAGAAATCAGCCCTTCAGATCATCATTAATTGTGTATGTGGCCCAGACAATCGGATCTCCAGTATTGGCAAGTTCATCTCTGGAACTCCTCGGCGAAAACTTCCTCAGGCCCCGAAGAGCAGTGAGCATACGTTAGCTAAGATGTGGAATGTGGTGCAGTCCAACAATGGCATCAAAGTGCTGCTGTCGTTGCTGTCTGTAAAGATGCCAATCACAGATGCAGATCAGATCCGAGCATTAGCCTGCAAAGCCTTGGTGGGGCTCTCGCGCAGCAGTACTGTCCGGCAGATTATCAGCAAGCTCCCCCTCTTCAGCAGCTGTCAAATTCAGCAGCTGATGAAAGAGCCGGTGCTTCAGGACAAGCGCAGCGAGCATGTGAAGTTCTGCAAGTATGCTGCTGAGCTGATAGAGCGAGTCTCGGGGAAGCCGCTGCTAATCGGCACAGATGTCTCTCTGGCTCGGTTGCAGAAAGCAGATGTGGTGGCCCAGTCAAGGATCACGTTTCCTGagaaggagctgctgctcctgatTCGGAACCATCTCATCTCGAAGGGCCTAGGAGAAACTGCTTCTGTCCTTACTAAAGAGGCTGACCTACCCATGACTGCAGCATCTCACTCATCTGCCTTCAcccctgttgctgctgctgcctctcccGTGACCCTGCCTCGCACTCCTCGCATAGCTAATGGCATCTCAGCCCGTTTGAGTAGCCACACTTCTGTAGGTTCCACCGCTGCCTCTGTCCATGCTCAGGCAAGGCCGTCTGCATCCCAAGGTCCACTTGCCCTTCCAGGCCCTTCTCATGCCAGCAACTCTGCTCTGACTGGCAGGATTAGCTTTGTCAGGGAGAGGCCATCTCCCTGCAACGGCAGAAAAATCAAAGTGTTGCGACAAAAATCGGACCATGGCGCCTACAGCCAGAGCCCAGCTATCAAAAAGCAGCTGGATAGACACCTTCCTTCCCCGCCCACGCTGGACAGTATAATCACAGAGTACCTTAGGGAGCAGCATGCCCGCTGCAAGAACCCTGTCGCCACCTgcccccccttctctctctttactCCCCACCAGTGTCCTGAGCCAAAACAGAGGCGCCAAGCGCCAACTAACTTTACCTCACGGCTGACCCGCAGGGCAGCCTTTCCGAAGTACGGAGGGGTGGATGGTGGCTGCTTTGATAGACACCTTATATTTAGcag GTTCCGTCCAATTTCTGTGTTCAGGGAAGCAAATGAAGATGAGAGTGGCTTTACCTGTTGTGCGTTTTCTGCAAGAGAACGATTCTTAATGCTGGGTACTTGCACAGGGCAGTTGAAACTCTATAATGTATTCAGTGGACAGGAAGAGGCCAGTTACAACTGCCATAACTCAGCCATCACGCACCTTGAGCCATCCAGG GATGGATCGTTATTGCTGACATCTGCTACCTGGAGCCAACCTCTGTCTGCGTTGTGGGGGATGAAGTCTGTCTTTGATATGAA GCATTCCTTCCCTGATGACCACTATGTGGAGTTCAGCAAGCACTCTCAGGACAGGGTCATTGGCACAAAAGGAGACATCGCCCAT atcTATGATATTCAGACTGGCAACAAGCTATTGACTCTGTTTAACCCAGATCTTGCCAACAACTACAAGAAGAACTGTGCCACCTTTAACCCCACTGATGACCTTGTCCTAAACGATGGTGTCCTCTGGGATGTCAGATCGGCACAAGCCATCCACAAGTTTGACAAATTCAACATGACCATCAGTGGTGTTTTCCATCCCAATGGGCTGGAGGTCATAGTCAACACAGAAATT TGGGACCTCCGGACTTTCCATTTGTTACATACAGTACCCGCACTGGATCAGTGTCGTGTGGTCTTCAATTATACCGGCACGGTTATGTATGGAG CTATGTTGCAGGCAGATGATGAAGATGACCTTCTGGAGGAGAGAATGAGAAGTCCCTTTGGCTCCTCTTTCAGGACATTTAATGCAACGGATTACAAACCCATAG CCACCATAGATGTAAAGCGGAATATCTTTGACCTGTGCACGGACAGCAAAGACTGCTACCTGGCTGTCATTGAG AATCAAGGGAGCATGGATGCCATGAACATGGATACAGTTTGCAGACTGTATGAAGTGGGCAGGCAGCGTTTGGCAGAAGatgaagaggatgaagaagaagatCAG
- the DCAF1 gene encoding DDB1- and CUL4-associated factor 1 isoform X2, producing the protein MTSGSGHVDSKAELTTLLEQWEKEHGSGQDMVPILTRMSELIEKETEEYRKGDPDPFDDRHPGRADPECMLGHLLRILFKNDDFMNALVNAYVMTSREPPLNTAACRLLLDIMPGLETAVVFQEKEGIVENLFKWAREADQPLRTYATGLLGGAMENQDIAANYRDENSQLVALVLRRLRELQVTEMTTKQENKRPSPRKVPSDPLLPLDEEAVDMDYGEMAVDGEQEEVSGEMEISFHLDSSHKTSSRVNSAAKLDDGGLRKSKSGKQHERDGFRKAKQKLGFSASEPERVFVELSNSSWSEMSPWVIGTNYTLYPLTPAIEQRLILQYLTPLGEYQELLPIFMQLGSRELMMYYIDLKRTNDVLLTFEALKHLASLLLHNKFATEFVAHGGVQKLLEIPRPSMAATGVSMCLYYLSYNQDAMERVCMHPHNVLSDVVNYTLWLMECSHASGCCHATMFFSICFSFRAVLELFDRHDGLRRLVNLISTLEILNLEDQGALLSDDEIFASRQTGKHTCMALRRYFEAHLAIKLEQVKQSLQRTEGGILVHPQPPYKACSYTHEQIVEMMEFLIEYGPAQLYWEPAEVFLKLSCVQLMLQLISIACNWKTYYARNDTVRYALDVLAILTVVPKIQLQLAEPVDVLDEAGSTVSTVGISIILGVAEGEFFIHDAEIQKSALQIIINCVCGPDNRISSIGKFISGTPRRKLPQAPKSSEHTLAKMWNVVQSNNGIKVLLSLLSVKMPITDADQIRALACKALVGLSRSSTVRQIISKLPLFSSCQIQQLMKEPVLQDKRSEHVKFCKYAAELIERVSGKPLLIGTDVSLARLQKADVVAQSRITFPEKELLLLIRNHLISKGLGETASVLTKEADLPMTAASHSSAFTPVAAAASPVTLPRTPRIANGISARLSSHTSVGSTAASVHAQARPSASQGPLALPGPSHASNSALTGRISFVRERPSPCNGRKIKVLRQKSDHGAYSQSPAIKKQLDRHLPSPPTLDSIITEYLREQHARCKNPVATCPPFSLFTPHQCPEPKQRRQAPTNFTSRLTRRAAFPKYGGVDGGCFDRHLIFSRFRPISVFREANEDESGFTCCAFSARERFLMLGTCTGQLKLYNVFSGQEEASYNCHNSAITHLEPSRDGSLLLTSATWSQPLSALWGMKSVFDMKHSFPDDHYVEFSKHSQDRVIGTKGDIAHIYDIQTGNKLLTLFNPDLANNYKKNCATFNPTDDLVLNDGVLWDVRSAQAIHKFDKFNMTISGVFHPNGLEVIVNTEIWDLRTFHLLHTVPALDQCRVVFNYTGTVMYGAMLQADDEDDLLEERMRSPFGSSFRTFNATDYKPIATIDVKRNIFDLCTDSKDCYLAVIENQGSMDAMNMDTVCRLYEVGRQRLAEDEEDEEEDQEEEEQEEEDDDEDDDDTDDLDELDTDQLLEAELEEDENNENAGEDGENDFSPSDDEELANLLEEGDEGEDEDSDADEEVELILGDTDSSDNSDLEDDIILSLNE; encoded by the exons aatgtCCGAGCTGATTGAGAAGGAGACTGAAGAGTACCGCAAAGGCGATCCCGACCCGTTTGATGATCGACACCCAG GCCGAGCGGACCCAGAGTGCATGCTTGGTCACTTACTGAGGATCCTTTTCAAGAATGATGATTTTATGAACGCG CTAGTGAACGCTTATGTGATGACAAGCAGAGAGCCTCCACTAAACACTGCTGCCTGCCGACTTCTTCTGGATATCATGCCGGGACTGGAAACAGCTGTTGTCTTTCAGGAAAAG GAAGGCATAGTTGAAAATCTCTTCAAGTGGGCCCGAGAGGCTGATCAGCCGCTAAGGACTTACGCAACAGGGCTCTTAGGAGGAGCTATGGAAAACCAAGACATTGCTGCAAATTACAGGGATGAGAACTCGCAGTTG GTGGCTTTGGTGCTTCGACGGCTACGAGAGTTACAGGTTACTGAAATGActacaaaacaagaaaacaagcgTCCCAGTCCTCGGAAGGTGCCATCAGATCCTCTCCTGCCTCTAGATGAAGAAGCTGTGGACATGGATTATGGGGAGATGGCAGTAGATGGAGAGCAAGAGGAAGTTTCTGGGGAGATGGAGATCTCCTTTCATCTGGACTCAAGTCACAAGACCAGTAGCAGAGTAAACTCTGCGGCAAAGCTTGATGATGGGGGactaagaaaaagcaaatcGGGGAAACAGCATGAAAGAGACGGCTTCCGGAAGGCCAAGCAAAAGCTGGGCTTCTCTGCCTCGGAACCAGAGCGGGTGTTTGTCGAACTGTCCAATAGCAGCTGGTCAGAAATGTCCCCGTGGGTGATTGGCACTAATTATACACTTTACCCTTTGACTCCAGCCATAGAGCAAAGGCTCATTCTTCAGTACCTGACTCCCTTAGGGGAGTACCAAGAG CTACTCCCCATCTTTATGCAGCTGGGATCGAGGGAGCTGATGATGTACTACATCGATTTGAAGCGAACCAACGATGTGCTGCTCACTTTCGAAGCCCTTAAG CATTTGGCATCATTGCTGCTGCACAACAAGTTTGCAACGGAGTTTGTTGCTCATGGAGGAGTGCAAAAATTGCTGGAGATTCCTCGTCCTTCCATGGCAGCAACAGGGGTCTCCATGTGCTTGTATTATTTGTCTTACAATCAAGATGCCATGGAGAGG GTGTGCATGCACCCCCACAATGTGCTTTCAGATGTAGTAAATTACACCTTATGGCTAATGGAGTGCTCCCACGCCTCGGGCTGCTGCCATGCTACCATGTTCTTCTCCATTTGCTTCTCCTTTCGTGCTGTCCTGGAGCTCTTTGACAGGCATGATGGACTTCGACGTCTGGTTAACCTG ATAAGCACGCTTGAGATCTTAAACCTGGAAGACCAAGGAGCTCTCTTGAGTGACGATGAGATCTTTGCCAGTCGCCAAACTGGGAAGCACACCTGCATGGCCTTGCGTCGATACTTTGAGGCTCACCTTGCCATCAAACTTGAGCAGGTGAAGCAGTCACTCCAGCGCACTGAAGGGGGCATTCTGGTCCATCCACAGCCGCCCTACAAG GCCTGCTCATACACTCATGAGCAGATTGTGGAGATGATGGAGTTCCTGATCGAGTATGGTCCAGCACAGCTCTACTGGGAGCCAGCAGAGGTTTTTCTCAAGCTGTCTTGTGTCCAACTCATGCTTCAGCTCATTTCAATAGCATGCAACTGGAAGACATACTATGCAAG GAATGACACAGTACGGTATGCCTTGGATGTACTAGCCATCCTGACTGTAGTTCCTAAAATCCAGTTGCAGCTGGCAGAACCTGTGGATGTGTTAGATGAAGCTGGATCTACTGTTTCCACCGTGG GCATTAGTATCATCCTTGGAGTTGCTGAGGGTGAATTTTTCATCCATGATGCAGAGATTCAGAAATCAGCCCTTCAGATCATCATTAATTGTGTATGTGGCCCAGACAATCGGATCTCCAGTATTGGCAAGTTCATCTCTGGAACTCCTCGGCGAAAACTTCCTCAGGCCCCGAAGAGCAGTGAGCATACGTTAGCTAAGATGTGGAATGTGGTGCAGTCCAACAATGGCATCAAAGTGCTGCTGTCGTTGCTGTCTGTAAAGATGCCAATCACAGATGCAGATCAGATCCGAGCATTAGCCTGCAAAGCCTTGGTGGGGCTCTCGCGCAGCAGTACTGTCCGGCAGATTATCAGCAAGCTCCCCCTCTTCAGCAGCTGTCAAATTCAGCAGCTGATGAAAGAGCCGGTGCTTCAGGACAAGCGCAGCGAGCATGTGAAGTTCTGCAAGTATGCTGCTGAGCTGATAGAGCGAGTCTCGGGGAAGCCGCTGCTAATCGGCACAGATGTCTCTCTGGCTCGGTTGCAGAAAGCAGATGTGGTGGCCCAGTCAAGGATCACGTTTCCTGagaaggagctgctgctcctgatTCGGAACCATCTCATCTCGAAGGGCCTAGGAGAAACTGCTTCTGTCCTTACTAAAGAGGCTGACCTACCCATGACTGCAGCATCTCACTCATCTGCCTTCAcccctgttgctgctgctgcctctcccGTGACCCTGCCTCGCACTCCTCGCATAGCTAATGGCATCTCAGCCCGTTTGAGTAGCCACACTTCTGTAGGTTCCACCGCTGCCTCTGTCCATGCTCAGGCAAGGCCGTCTGCATCCCAAGGTCCACTTGCCCTTCCAGGCCCTTCTCATGCCAGCAACTCTGCTCTGACTGGCAGGATTAGCTTTGTCAGGGAGAGGCCATCTCCCTGCAACGGCAGAAAAATCAAAGTGTTGCGACAAAAATCGGACCATGGCGCCTACAGCCAGAGCCCAGCTATCAAAAAGCAGCTGGATAGACACCTTCCTTCCCCGCCCACGCTGGACAGTATAATCACAGAGTACCTTAGGGAGCAGCATGCCCGCTGCAAGAACCCTGTCGCCACCTgcccccccttctctctctttactCCCCACCAGTGTCCTGAGCCAAAACAGAGGCGCCAAGCGCCAACTAACTTTACCTCACGGCTGACCCGCAGGGCAGCCTTTCCGAAGTACGGAGGGGTGGATGGTGGCTGCTTTGATAGACACCTTATATTTAGcag GTTCCGTCCAATTTCTGTGTTCAGGGAAGCAAATGAAGATGAGAGTGGCTTTACCTGTTGTGCGTTTTCTGCAAGAGAACGATTCTTAATGCTGGGTACTTGCACAGGGCAGTTGAAACTCTATAATGTATTCAGTGGACAGGAAGAGGCCAGTTACAACTGCCATAACTCAGCCATCACGCACCTTGAGCCATCCAGG GATGGATCGTTATTGCTGACATCTGCTACCTGGAGCCAACCTCTGTCTGCGTTGTGGGGGATGAAGTCTGTCTTTGATATGAA GCATTCCTTCCCTGATGACCACTATGTGGAGTTCAGCAAGCACTCTCAGGACAGGGTCATTGGCACAAAAGGAGACATCGCCCAT atcTATGATATTCAGACTGGCAACAAGCTATTGACTCTGTTTAACCCAGATCTTGCCAACAACTACAAGAAGAACTGTGCCACCTTTAACCCCACTGATGACCTTGTCCTAAACGATGGTGTCCTCTGGGATGTCAGATCGGCACAAGCCATCCACAAGTTTGACAAATTCAACATGACCATCAGTGGTGTTTTCCATCCCAATGGGCTGGAGGTCATAGTCAACACAGAAATT TGGGACCTCCGGACTTTCCATTTGTTACATACAGTACCCGCACTGGATCAGTGTCGTGTGGTCTTCAATTATACCGGCACGGTTATGTATGGAG CTATGTTGCAGGCAGATGATGAAGATGACCTTCTGGAGGAGAGAATGAGAAGTCCCTTTGGCTCCTCTTTCAGGACATTTAATGCAACGGATTACAAACCCATAG CCACCATAGATGTAAAGCGGAATATCTTTGACCTGTGCACGGACAGCAAAGACTGCTACCTGGCTGTCATTGAG AATCAAGGGAGCATGGATGCCATGAACATGGATACAGTTTGCAGACTGTATGAAGTGGGCAGGCAGCGTTTGGCAGAAGatgaagaggatgaagaagaagatCAG